One Desulfocurvibacter africanus subsp. africanus DSM 2603 DNA segment encodes these proteins:
- a CDS encoding DUF1007 family protein, protein MRHAILSLLTLCLCLAPLPAAGHPHVFIDVELTFVFDLQGLTGIHQRWVFDEMFSSQIVDMVDANDDGRLSEAEARNIEQEAFVNLKNFNFFSHVVVGGRKVAFSKATQFVARQNKGILSYEFLLPCSVPVQAGAKGLVRVAVYDQSYYSDVVLVDTKPKLLGTEHQVVDMQVRDAEAVYTEWGPIQPKEVLLSFAPR, encoded by the coding sequence ATGCGCCACGCCATTCTTAGCCTGCTGACCTTATGCCTTTGCCTCGCACCGCTTCCCGCGGCCGGGCACCCGCACGTATTCATCGACGTCGAGCTTACCTTTGTCTTCGACCTCCAAGGTTTGACCGGCATCCATCAACGCTGGGTCTTCGACGAGATGTTCTCGTCCCAGATCGTGGACATGGTGGACGCCAACGACGATGGCCGCTTGAGCGAAGCCGAGGCTCGCAATATCGAGCAGGAGGCCTTCGTTAATCTAAAGAACTTCAATTTCTTCAGTCATGTAGTCGTGGGCGGCCGCAAAGTGGCCTTCAGCAAGGCTACACAGTTCGTTGCCCGTCAAAATAAAGGCATCCTGAGCTACGAATTCCTTTTGCCCTGTAGCGTGCCAGTGCAGGCCGGCGCCAAAGGCCTTGTCAGGGTCGCGGTCTACGACCAGAGCTACTACTCGGATGTCGTACTTGTGGATACCAAGCCCAAGCTGCTGGGCACCGAGCACCAAGTCGTGGACATGCAGGTCCGCGACGCCGAGGCCGTGTACACGGAATGGGGTCCCATCCAGCCCAAGGAAGTATTGCTGAGTTTTGCGCCACGCTAG
- a CDS encoding glycosyltransferase — translation MKIDLHVHCKYSTKPSQWILKKLGCPESFTQPEKLYRIAKDRGMDLVTISDHNTIDGALEIAHLPDTFISEEITAYFPEDRCKVHVLALDIDEAIHREVYKLRENIFELVPYLRQKGITHVCAHPLYGVNDRLTVEHFEQLLLLFKSFECNGTRDGYQNDVLRAILAGLTPQVMDELAERHGMEPGFDEPWKKGLTGGSDDHSALNIASLYTVVDGAMSLEEYKQGLHECRSRPEGRCSNPQAMALNLYSIAYQFYKNRFKLERYVNKDIFLRFADRFLGAEEAPRESGVMDRLQAYFTTRKYLRGKSHTGPVQDVVRFEAARLVCDDPDLLAVAKGQALPEGEVEREWFRFTTRASSRVLTIFADNLLGHASGANIFDVFQTVGSAGALYTVLAPYFVAYGLFKKDRAFCDKVAARFAGKPAQQEAKVGHFTDTFFEVNGVAKTLQRSVNLAVKTGRDLTIVTCHPQALKGEGVVNFEPVGVYDLPEYPELKVFYPPVLEMLHHAYEQGFTHIHSATPGPIGLTALLIARILKLPLYGTYHTQIPQYVGKLTEDSSMEELSWKYILWYYNQCDLVFAPSQSTADELIAKGLPADKIRVYPRGVDVERFHPAKRNGFLKRYDIKQGGTLLYVGRISKEKNLDLLAEAFERLHRSRPEANLVLAGDGPYKEELRERLRGLPCVFTGYLEGEDLAALYASCDLFVFPSRTDTFGNVVLEAQASGLPVIVTNEGGPQENVLKGQTGMVVGAVNPGELCRAMESLLADPSQRRSMGQCARTYMEERSFEQAFYATWDMLYRDAAASRQVA, via the coding sequence ATGAAGATCGATCTGCACGTCCACTGCAAGTATTCCACGAAACCGTCTCAATGGATTCTCAAGAAGCTGGGCTGCCCCGAGAGCTTCACCCAGCCCGAGAAGCTCTACCGCATCGCCAAGGACAGGGGCATGGACCTGGTGACCATCAGCGACCACAACACCATCGACGGGGCACTGGAAATCGCCCACCTGCCGGACACGTTCATCAGCGAGGAGATCACGGCCTATTTTCCCGAGGACCGCTGCAAGGTGCACGTGCTGGCCCTGGACATCGACGAGGCCATCCACCGCGAGGTCTACAAACTGCGCGAGAACATCTTCGAGCTGGTGCCCTATTTGCGACAGAAGGGCATAACGCATGTCTGCGCCCATCCGCTCTACGGGGTCAACGACAGGCTGACCGTGGAGCACTTCGAGCAACTGCTTCTGCTGTTCAAGAGCTTCGAGTGCAACGGCACGCGCGACGGTTACCAGAACGACGTGCTGCGGGCCATCCTGGCCGGCCTGACGCCGCAGGTCATGGACGAGCTGGCCGAGCGCCACGGCATGGAGCCTGGCTTCGACGAGCCCTGGAAGAAAGGGCTGACCGGCGGCTCCGACGATCACAGCGCCCTGAACATCGCCAGCCTGTACACCGTGGTGGACGGCGCGATGAGCCTGGAGGAGTACAAGCAGGGCTTGCACGAGTGCCGCTCCAGGCCCGAGGGCCGCTGCTCCAATCCCCAGGCCATGGCACTGAATCTCTACTCCATCGCCTACCAGTTCTATAAGAACAGGTTCAAACTGGAACGTTACGTCAACAAGGACATTTTCCTGCGATTCGCGGACAGGTTCCTGGGAGCCGAAGAAGCCCCAAGGGAGAGCGGGGTCATGGACCGTTTGCAGGCCTACTTCACCACGCGCAAGTACCTGCGCGGCAAGTCGCATACCGGCCCGGTACAGGACGTCGTGCGCTTCGAGGCGGCCCGGCTGGTCTGCGACGATCCTGATCTGCTGGCCGTGGCCAAAGGCCAGGCCCTGCCCGAGGGAGAAGTCGAGCGCGAGTGGTTCCGCTTCACCACCCGCGCCTCCAGCCGCGTGCTGACCATCTTCGCCGACAATCTGCTGGGCCACGCCTCGGGAGCCAATATCTTCGACGTCTTCCAGACCGTAGGCTCGGCCGGGGCGCTGTACACGGTGCTCGCGCCCTACTTCGTGGCCTACGGGCTGTTCAAGAAGGACCGCGCCTTTTGTGACAAGGTGGCCGCGCGTTTCGCCGGCAAGCCCGCGCAACAGGAGGCTAAGGTCGGCCACTTCACGGATACTTTCTTCGAGGTCAACGGCGTGGCCAAGACCCTGCAGCGTTCGGTGAATCTGGCCGTGAAGACCGGCCGCGACCTGACCATCGTGACCTGCCACCCGCAAGCGCTCAAGGGCGAGGGCGTGGTGAACTTCGAGCCCGTGGGCGTCTACGACCTGCCCGAGTATCCGGAACTCAAGGTCTTCTACCCGCCGGTGCTGGAGATGCTCCACCACGCCTACGAGCAGGGCTTCACGCACATCCACTCGGCCACGCCCGGCCCCATCGGCCTGACGGCCCTGCTCATCGCGCGCATCCTCAAGTTGCCGCTCTACGGCACCTATCACACGCAGATTCCGCAGTACGTGGGCAAGCTCACCGAAGACAGCTCCATGGAGGAGCTCTCCTGGAAGTACATCCTCTGGTACTACAATCAGTGCGATCTTGTCTTCGCGCCGTCCCAGTCCACGGCGGACGAGCTGATCGCCAAGGGCCTCCCAGCGGACAAGATCCGCGTCTACCCGCGCGGCGTGGACGTGGAGCGCTTTCACCCGGCCAAGCGCAACGGCTTTCTCAAGCGCTACGACATCAAACAGGGCGGCACGCTGCTCTACGTGGGACGCATCTCCAAGGAGAAGAACCTGGATTTGCTGGCCGAGGCCTTCGAGCGCCTGCACCGCTCGCGGCCGGAGGCGAACCTCGTGCTTGCCGGGGATGGCCCCTACAAGGAGGAGTTGCGAGAGCGGCTGCGCGGCCTGCCCTGCGTGTTCACTGGCTACCTGGAGGGCGAGGATCTGGCCGCGCTCTACGCCTCTTGCGACCTGTTCGTCTTCCCCAGCCGCACGGACACTTTCGGCAACGTGGTGCTGGAGGCTCAGGCTTCGGGCTTGCCGGTTATAGTCACGAATGAGGGCGGCCCGCAGGAGAACGTGCTCAAGGGCCAAACCGGCATGGTCGTGGGCGCGGTCAATCCCGGGGAGCTGTGCCGGGCCATGGAGTCTCTTCTGGCTGACCCGTCCCAACGGCGGTCCATGGGACAGTGCGCCCGCACCTATATGGAGGAGCGCTCATTCGAGCAGGCGTTCTACGCCACCTGGGACATGCTCTATCGCGATGCTGCCGCAAGTAGGCAGGTGGCCTGA
- a CDS encoding glycosyltransferase yields the protein MRIAFFLGRNADTFLRDILARVRLRHDVRVIGGYEQSQWAGPEETTEALAWAELAWVEWAAEHLPALSRMPRACPMVVRLHSFEAFTAHPAQTAWENVDLLMVVAEHIRAELVARVPDVIRRTRVEILPNGMDLSRFPLKRSFEPTHRYAFVASLRHTKCPPLLLQCFAAMAKTEPRLTLHLAGELFGNELERGELDTYLRHMTQILGLENRVFFHGRVADVNGFLEDKDMLLSTSLRESFGYNIVEAMAKGIRPLIHHFPGAEQVFPREWLFATVDECAALSRKPVNPAALRDFVEQRYSLERHLARLSELLAPLAPGIVEPQSHIRKPGFPGTAAYWQARYHAGRTSGAGSYGRLAAFKADTLNAFVAEHGIRSVVELGCGDGNQLALADYPDYTGLDIAPAAVEQCRQRFAGDPSKRFLAYDPQAFRPDSGPRAELALSLDVIYHLVEDALFEAYMDHLFGMATRFVAIYSSDREEPGAPHVRHRKFTTWIERNRPEWKLLTAVPNPYSYDPAEPDDTSHSAFYFFTRK from the coding sequence ATGCGCATCGCCTTCTTTCTGGGCCGCAACGCCGACACCTTCCTGCGCGACATCCTGGCCCGCGTGCGGCTCCGACATGACGTACGCGTCATCGGCGGCTACGAGCAAAGCCAATGGGCCGGCCCCGAGGAAACCACCGAGGCCCTGGCCTGGGCCGAGTTGGCCTGGGTCGAGTGGGCTGCCGAGCACCTGCCGGCCCTGAGCCGCATGCCGCGCGCCTGCCCCATGGTCGTGCGTCTGCACAGCTTCGAGGCGTTTACAGCCCATCCAGCGCAAACGGCCTGGGAAAACGTGGACCTGCTCATGGTCGTGGCCGAGCATATCCGCGCCGAACTGGTGGCGCGCGTGCCCGACGTGATCCGCCGCACGCGCGTGGAGATTCTGCCCAACGGCATGGACCTTTCGCGCTTTCCGCTCAAACGATCCTTCGAGCCCACGCACCGCTACGCCTTCGTGGCCAGCCTGCGCCACACCAAGTGCCCGCCGCTCCTGCTGCAATGCTTCGCGGCCATGGCCAAGACCGAGCCCCGGCTGACCCTGCACCTGGCGGGCGAGCTGTTCGGCAACGAGCTTGAGCGCGGAGAGCTGGATACCTACCTGCGGCACATGACGCAGATTCTTGGATTGGAAAACCGCGTGTTCTTCCACGGCCGCGTGGCCGACGTGAACGGTTTCCTGGAGGACAAGGATATGCTCCTGTCCACGAGCCTGCGCGAGAGCTTCGGCTACAACATCGTGGAGGCCATGGCCAAGGGCATCCGTCCGCTCATCCACCACTTCCCCGGAGCCGAGCAGGTATTCCCGCGCGAATGGCTTTTCGCCACGGTGGATGAATGCGCTGCCCTAAGCCGCAAACCGGTCAATCCAGCAGCCCTGCGCGATTTCGTGGAGCAGCGCTACAGTCTGGAGCGCCACCTGGCGCGCCTGTCCGAACTGCTCGCGCCCCTGGCTCCCGGCATCGTGGAGCCGCAATCGCATATCCGGAAGCCCGGCTTTCCCGGCACGGCCGCCTACTGGCAGGCCCGCTACCACGCAGGCCGCACCTCGGGCGCGGGCTCCTATGGCCGGCTGGCGGCCTTCAAGGCCGACACGCTCAACGCCTTTGTCGCCGAGCACGGCATCCGTTCGGTCGTAGAACTGGGCTGCGGTGATGGCAATCAGCTCGCCCTGGCCGACTACCCGGACTACACCGGCCTGGACATCGCACCGGCCGCGGTGGAGCAGTGCCGCCAACGCTTCGCAGGCGACCCAAGCAAACGCTTCCTGGCCTATGATCCACAGGCCTTCAGACCGGACAGCGGCCCGCGCGCCGAGCTGGCCCTGTCCCTGGACGTGATCTACCATCTGGTGGAGGACGCGCTCTTCGAAGCCTACATGGATCATCTCTTCGGCATGGCCACGCGCTTCGTGGCCATCTACTCCTCGGACCGGGAAGAGCCCGGAGCGCCGCACGTGCGCCACCGGAAATTCACGACCTGGATCGAACGCAACCGCCCCGAATGGAAGCTGCTGACAGCAGTGCCCAATCCCTATTCCTACGATCCCGCCGAGCCCGACGACACATCGCATTCAGCATTCTACTTTTTCACCAGAAAATAG
- the thrB gene encoding homoserine kinase has translation MSTAVHIPETICVSLIGMAGAGKSTLAPLLAHALGWPHMDTDQLVEAYMGGSLQEIYDAAGSEDFLALEERTVASVAASRMVLSTGGSVAYSPRAMARLRLLGPVIWLRISLPTFLARVGKADNRGFVRRAGLDLAGIYAERQPLYAQAADFVVDTDLHSPEECVRTVMDWLAAHYS, from the coding sequence ATGAGCACAGCCGTCCACATCCCGGAGACCATCTGCGTAAGCCTGATCGGCATGGCCGGAGCGGGCAAGTCCACTCTCGCCCCCTTGCTGGCGCACGCCCTGGGCTGGCCGCACATGGACACTGACCAGCTCGTCGAAGCCTACATGGGCGGCTCGCTGCAGGAGATCTACGACGCCGCCGGCAGCGAGGATTTCCTGGCCCTGGAGGAACGCACCGTGGCCTCGGTGGCCGCCAGCCGCATGGTCCTGTCCACGGGGGGCAGCGTGGCCTACTCGCCAAGGGCCATGGCCCGGTTGCGCCTGCTGGGACCCGTGATCTGGCTGCGCATCAGCCTGCCGACCTTCCTGGCGCGCGTGGGCAAGGCCGACAATCGCGGCTTCGTGCGCCGCGCCGGACTGGACCTCGCCGGCATCTACGCCGAGCGCCAGCCCCTGTACGCGCAGGCCGCGGATTTCGTGGTGGACACGGATCTGCATTCCCCCGAGGAGTGCGTACGAACCGTCATGGATTGGCTGGCCGCGCACTATTCCTAG
- a CDS encoding sulfotransferase, protein MNIFIGGSDASAAALLGEALASHPRMLAFSETSLLGGRSGVADLLRGTCDLAMFERRFFRVRLSELNEAFAKAIPGRYELLPRKSAKRLFTTAFEGQELAVGAGTFARGVNLIAMNEAAKAYWAEIRTLARTDVRILHRLYPGMRYVHLFRSPEESYMATVGENRGPDTLVSFIFDYKRSMLHALSALKTLPAENVIALNLDALIDSPNDLLARILNFCGVSYSQDFLAQAALMLAKQKRTPAEQGAKAGEIDSDEQRLLLKHCQHLHRACQALEQELSGAW, encoded by the coding sequence ATGAACATTTTCATTGGAGGCAGCGACGCTAGCGCCGCCGCCCTGCTCGGCGAAGCACTTGCTTCCCATCCGCGCATGCTGGCTTTCAGCGAGACCAGCCTCCTGGGAGGCCGCAGCGGCGTAGCCGACCTGCTGCGCGGCACCTGCGACCTGGCCATGTTCGAGCGCAGATTCTTCCGTGTGCGCCTTTCTGAACTCAACGAGGCCTTTGCCAAGGCAATTCCGGGCCGTTATGAACTGCTGCCCCGCAAGTCCGCCAAGCGCTTGTTCACCACGGCCTTCGAAGGCCAGGAACTGGCCGTGGGCGCGGGCACCTTTGCGCGCGGAGTGAATCTCATCGCCATGAACGAAGCGGCCAAGGCCTACTGGGCCGAGATTCGCACCCTGGCGCGTACCGATGTGCGCATACTGCACAGACTCTACCCAGGCATGCGCTACGTGCACCTCTTCCGCTCGCCCGAAGAAAGCTACATGGCCACCGTGGGCGAGAATCGCGGCCCGGATACCCTGGTCAGCTTCATTTTCGATTACAAGCGCTCCATGCTTCACGCACTCTCGGCACTCAAGACCCTGCCAGCCGAGAATGTCATCGCTCTCAACCTGGACGCCTTGATCGACTCGCCCAATGACCTGTTGGCCCGTATCCTGAATTTCTGCGGCGTGAGCTATTCCCAGGATTTCCTGGCGCAGGCGGCTCTCATGTTGGCAAAGCAGAAAAGGACGCCGGCCGAGCAAGGGGCAAAGGCAGGAGAAATTGATTCCGACGAGCAGCGCCTGCTGCTCAAGCACTGCCAGCACCTGCATAGGGCCTGTCAGGCCTTGGAACAGGAGCTGTCCGGGGCCTGGTAG
- a CDS encoding cytidylyltransferase domain-containing protein encodes MTRALRNGDLPKGFADQKEQDASGRLRTPRYPLGEVLALIPARSGSKGLPDKNITPVGGVPLLARAALAAKACGRVSRVVVSTDSPRYADIARAHGAEVPFLRPADLAQDRADLQDTFFHMLDSLYALDGCQPGALLVLLPCYPFRTPADLERIMDRAEDCGAAVCMPGIRGPDRSAHWFLRDDQGRAVRQDLDGGCVAEGEAVYLRPCSFSLLRLPPWSLVHGRAASWADMLALRREWLVQAEAQGMLRNAPEVVEYGELTGLEVHDACDLAVLRRLEARGLL; translated from the coding sequence ATGACACGAGCGTTACGCAACGGCGATTTGCCCAAGGGCTTCGCGGACCAAAAAGAGCAAGATGCTTCCGGACGTTTGCGCACCCCGCGCTATCCCCTGGGCGAGGTCCTGGCGCTCATCCCCGCGCGCTCAGGATCCAAAGGGTTGCCGGACAAGAACATCACCCCCGTGGGCGGAGTTCCACTGCTGGCGCGCGCCGCGCTCGCCGCGAAAGCCTGCGGCCGCGTGAGCCGGGTCGTCGTGTCCACGGACAGCCCTCGCTACGCCGATATCGCCCGCGCCCATGGCGCGGAAGTCCCGTTCCTGCGGCCTGCGGATTTGGCCCAAGACCGCGCCGACCTGCAGGATACCTTCTTCCACATGCTCGACAGCCTGTACGCCCTCGACGGCTGTCAGCCCGGCGCACTGCTGGTACTCCTGCCCTGCTACCCATTCCGTACTCCCGCCGACCTGGAACGGATCATGGACCGGGCGGAGGATTGCGGGGCTGCCGTATGCATGCCCGGCATTCGTGGCCCGGACCGCTCGGCGCACTGGTTTCTCCGCGACGATCAGGGGCGGGCTGTGCGTCAGGATCTGGATGGTGGCTGCGTGGCCGAGGGCGAAGCCGTGTACCTGCGGCCGTGCAGCTTCTCACTCCTGCGTCTGCCGCCCTGGTCCCTGGTGCATGGCCGGGCCGCATCCTGGGCGGACATGCTGGCTTTGCGCCGCGAATGGCTCGTCCAGGCCGAGGCGCAGGGCATGCTGCGTAATGCGCCCGAAGTCGTGGAGTATGGGGAATTGACCGGCCTGGAGGTCCACGACGCGTGCGATTTGGCCGTGTTGCGCAGGCTTGAGGCGCGAGGGCTGCTGTGA
- the hemC gene encoding hydroxymethylbilane synthase, translating into MRTKLTIATRGSMLALWQAEHVKSMLVERHPGLEVELLMLKTQGDKILDVPLAKVGGKGLFVKEIEEALLDGRADLAVHSMKDVPTELPEGLIIGVTPKREEPADALLSVRYDNLAALPEGAVIGTSSFRRQAQLLMRRPDFEIKMLRGNVNTRLRKLMDGEYDAIVLAMAGLNRLGLSAPKMEVLGPPDFLPAVSQGVLGVEYRRDDAELADMLAFMDHPETRVRVQAERGFLTALEGGCQVPIAGYAEVRGDEVRLTGLVADLEGRRVIRRERSSPAGQAWELGETLAREVLDAGGREILAEIYGRQAVDPRLT; encoded by the coding sequence ATGCGCACGAAACTCACCATAGCCACGCGCGGAAGCATGCTGGCCTTGTGGCAGGCCGAGCACGTCAAGAGCATGCTCGTGGAACGCCACCCCGGACTCGAGGTCGAGCTGTTGATGCTCAAGACCCAGGGCGACAAGATCCTGGACGTGCCGCTAGCCAAGGTGGGCGGCAAGGGACTGTTCGTGAAGGAGATCGAGGAAGCGCTTCTGGACGGCCGTGCCGACCTGGCCGTGCACAGCATGAAGGACGTGCCCACGGAGCTGCCCGAGGGGCTGATCATCGGCGTTACGCCAAAGCGGGAGGAGCCGGCCGACGCTCTGTTATCCGTGCGTTACGACAACCTGGCCGCCCTGCCCGAGGGCGCGGTGATAGGCACCAGCAGCTTCCGCCGCCAGGCCCAGTTGCTCATGCGCAGGCCAGACTTCGAAATCAAGATGCTGCGCGGCAACGTGAACACGCGGCTGCGCAAGCTCATGGACGGCGAGTACGACGCCATCGTGCTGGCCATGGCCGGGCTCAATCGGCTGGGGCTGTCCGCGCCCAAGATGGAAGTCCTGGGACCGCCGGATTTCCTGCCTGCCGTGTCCCAGGGCGTGCTGGGCGTCGAGTATCGTAGGGACGACGCGGAGCTGGCGGATATGCTCGCCTTCATGGATCACCCGGAGACGCGCGTGCGCGTGCAGGCGGAACGCGGCTTCCTGACGGCCCTGGAAGGCGGCTGCCAAGTGCCCATCGCGGGCTACGCCGAAGTGCGCGGCGATGAGGTGCGCTTGACCGGCCTGGTGGCCGACCTGGAAGGCCGGCGCGTGATCCGCCGCGAGCGCAGCAGCCCGGCTGGGCAAGCCTGGGAACTGGGCGAGACCCTGGCTAGAGAGGTTCTGGACGCCGGAGGACGCGAGATTCTGGCAGAGATATACGGCCGTCAGGCCGTGGACCCGCGTCTGACTTAG
- a CDS encoding nickel/cobalt transporter translates to MPIPALPCITRHPRLLVCALLAMVIACSAMTHAATSPFFGPARSQPAVETSAGAQDVVDERDAGTEPPAEEAPTASTLGKTPGSSPFFSAVPAPAAPPEAAAPQVLESVGEVAEPWLPVRLWQRTLTWTASLQKELRSIMASFARDIRENPMGRAFWLFLLAGFAYGVVHALGPGHGKSFVCSYFLSRHGSILQGLALGTGSMLTHVGSAGLLVIVLNLVLERAGMADFDSQGALLQRISYGLLMALGALLTVKTILDLFMGRAHEHAHCRADTRGMTAVSLGAGLIPCPGSALILIFAITLGIFWAGLAALFFVALGMALTTSLFAVATILFRRAVERSMNRDGKLARMAFTTLSLCGSLAIMLLGAAFFFA, encoded by the coding sequence GTGCCTATTCCAGCTTTGCCCTGCATCACGCGTCATCCACGTTTGCTGGTCTGCGCTCTTCTGGCCATGGTCATTGCCTGTAGCGCCATGACGCATGCCGCTACATCCCCGTTCTTCGGCCCGGCCCGGAGTCAGCCAGCCGTCGAAACCTCCGCTGGTGCGCAGGACGTGGTAGACGAGAGAGACGCGGGAACCGAGCCGCCCGCAGAGGAGGCTCCAACCGCCTCGACACTCGGCAAGACACCTGGATCCTCGCCCTTTTTCAGCGCCGTGCCTGCACCTGCAGCGCCGCCGGAAGCGGCCGCGCCCCAGGTCCTGGAATCCGTCGGTGAAGTGGCCGAGCCCTGGCTACCTGTACGGCTCTGGCAACGCACTCTGACCTGGACCGCCAGTCTGCAAAAGGAGTTGCGCAGCATCATGGCCTCCTTTGCCCGCGATATCCGCGAGAACCCCATGGGCCGCGCCTTCTGGCTTTTCCTGCTGGCGGGCTTCGCCTATGGCGTGGTGCACGCTTTGGGACCCGGCCACGGCAAGAGCTTTGTCTGCAGCTACTTCCTGAGCCGCCATGGCAGCATCCTGCAAGGCTTGGCCTTGGGCACAGGCAGCATGCTCACGCACGTCGGCTCGGCGGGGCTGCTGGTCATCGTCCTCAATCTCGTCCTGGAGCGCGCGGGCATGGCCGACTTCGACAGCCAGGGCGCGCTCCTGCAACGCATCAGTTACGGCCTGCTCATGGCCTTGGGCGCGCTGCTCACGGTCAAAACCATTCTGGACCTGTTCATGGGCCGGGCGCACGAGCATGCCCACTGTCGGGCCGATACGCGCGGCATGACGGCCGTATCGCTGGGCGCGGGACTCATCCCCTGTCCTGGCTCGGCCCTCATCCTCATTTTCGCCATCACTCTGGGCATTTTCTGGGCCGGGCTGGCCGCGCTGTTCTTCGTGGCCCTGGGCATGGCCCTGACCACCTCGCTGTTCGCAGTGGCCACCATCCTCTTCCGCCGCGCCGTGGAGCGCAGCATGAACCGCGACGGCAAACTGGCCCGCATGGCCTTCACGACCCTGAGCCTGTGCGGCTCGCTGGCCATCATGCTGCTGGGTGCGGCCTTTTTCTTTGCTTAA
- a CDS encoding DsbA family protein: MPRLCAILWAILLLAASFPTHAQAQQIQDQQFKEQLARTLKQNPELLLNAIREIDVDVLDVLQQAALKKRQQEIQQEQEREKQNPLKPVVDPSRILVGSAQAPVTIVEYSDFQCPYCERLALELDKALARLGTQARMVFKHNPLRSHESAMTAAKLFEAVSMQDKQAARKLYHLLFANQDRLDELGEKGLLDLAVQAGAKREATLKAMQSPEVQKRIEADMAEFRSFGFSGVPVLVINGVSVRGAVPAEEILQIVRDTSGIRAK, translated from the coding sequence ATGCCCCGTTTATGCGCCATCCTCTGGGCCATCCTGCTGCTGGCCGCCAGTTTTCCAACCCACGCCCAAGCGCAGCAGATCCAGGATCAGCAGTTCAAGGAGCAACTGGCCCGAACTCTCAAGCAAAACCCGGAACTCCTCCTGAATGCCATCCGCGAGATAGATGTGGATGTATTGGATGTCCTGCAGCAGGCGGCGCTCAAGAAACGGCAGCAGGAGATTCAGCAAGAGCAGGAACGGGAGAAGCAGAATCCGCTCAAGCCGGTGGTCGATCCATCCCGCATCCTCGTGGGCTCGGCCCAGGCTCCCGTGACCATCGTTGAGTACTCCGATTTCCAATGCCCCTACTGCGAGCGCCTGGCCCTGGAATTGGACAAGGCCTTGGCGCGGCTCGGCACTCAAGCCCGCATGGTCTTCAAGCACAACCCCTTGCGCTCGCACGAAAGCGCCATGACGGCCGCCAAACTTTTCGAAGCCGTGAGCATGCAGGACAAGCAGGCCGCACGCAAACTCTACCACCTGCTCTTCGCGAACCAGGATCGCCTTGACGAGCTTGGGGAAAAGGGTCTGCTGGACTTGGCCGTCCAAGCCGGCGCAAAGCGCGAAGCGACCCTGAAGGCCATGCAGAGCCCGGAGGTGCAAAAGCGCATCGAGGCGGACATGGCCGAATTTCGCTCCTTCGGCTTCTCGGGCGTGCCCGTGCTAGTGATCAACGGAGTATCCGTGCGCGGCGCAGTGCCGGCCGAGGAGATCCTCCAGATCGTGCGCGACACGAGCGGCATCCGAGCCAAGTAG
- a CDS encoding M48 family metallopeptidase — translation MDTLRPVDHNLPAFSVRVSPRAKRAKLVCSASQGLVVVLPQGSDPSLAGRLVAHHRAWAERVLRRLGASGSRIAQPPAELSLRAVDSVVRLDYVRRTGQELRLNDSGPDRLLISGDQQAPGYLSGLRALLLSWLRRRAARDMPPLVREQSLRSGLACSAVRFRAQRMRWGSCTAAGVLHLNAKLLFLSRELADFVILHELCHTVHMDHSPRFKALLASHEPDMERLDAALRTAGTMVPALLN, via the coding sequence ATGGACACTCTGCGGCCCGTGGACCACAATCTTCCGGCTTTCTCCGTACGTGTAAGCCCCAGGGCCAAGCGGGCCAAGCTGGTCTGTTCGGCCAGCCAGGGGCTTGTCGTGGTATTGCCCCAGGGCAGCGATCCATCCTTGGCCGGCAGGCTGGTGGCCCACCACCGGGCCTGGGCCGAGCGGGTCCTGCGCAGGCTGGGCGCATCCGGAAGTCGGATTGCGCAGCCGCCGGCCGAACTGAGCCTGCGCGCCGTGGACAGCGTCGTGCGTCTGGATTACGTGCGCCGGACAGGTCAGGAACTGCGTCTGAATGACAGCGGTCCGGATCGGCTGCTGATAAGCGGCGACCAGCAAGCTCCCGGCTATTTGTCCGGTTTGCGCGCGCTTTTGCTGTCCTGGCTGCGGCGCAGGGCAGCGCGAGATATGCCGCCACTGGTGCGCGAGCAGTCACTGCGTTCGGGGCTCGCCTGCTCGGCCGTACGATTCCGCGCCCAGCGTATGCGCTGGGGCAGCTGCACCGCGGCCGGAGTGCTGCATCTCAACGCCAAGCTGCTGTTCCTGTCCCGCGAGTTGGCCGACTTCGTGATCCTGCACGAGCTCTGTCACACGGTGCACATGGACCATTCCCCGCGCTTCAAGGCCCTGCTGGCCAGCCATGAGCCGGACATGGAGCGTTTGGACGCAGCCCTGCGCACGGCGGGAACCATGGTGCCCGCGCTGCTGAATTGA